The genomic region CATGTCTTTTTAATTCTTCCGGAAATTCTATACATACTTCGTTTGAATCATCATAAACTATTTTTTCAAAGAAAAGTTCATATAATTTTTCAATTTTCTTTGCCTCTAAACTAAAGAATTCTTTTCTTGGGCCAGAATACACTTCAGACACCAAGATATTGTAATTTTCTACAATTTCTTCCACATCTACGTGTTTTATAAATTCACAGTACTTGTCTGAAAATTCATCGTCAAAATAAAACTTCATATGAGTTAATATAACAGTTGAAACTAAATGATTAATTTTCAATCTCGTGGCTGTTGAGCTTGCTAAAAACGGCTCAGTTGTCAAATAAACAGCTTCGTTCAAATCATCCGTTTTACTAACTATCACACCATAAATTGGATATTTCGTTGTGTAAATAACGAAAATATCACCTGCAACTAATCTCGAACCGTTGTTTATTTCTATAAAATCCGCTTTAAACTCTTTATTATATTCTTTATAAAGTTCTAATTCATTTTTTAAGAAATTCATAATACCCTCCTTTTTTATTCCTCTCTATTTATTATTACGTAACTTTTCACAAATTTCTGACATATAAATACGGATAGCCAACAAAAATTCTTTTTCAGTGATACCATTTTCTTGAACAAGTTTCTTTAACTTTTCCTTTGTTCTTTGGATAATCTTATATTTTGCATTTTTTGTTTTTTCAGAAAAACATATTTCTTCAGAACGTGATACTTTGTATAAATAAAAGCACAAATACTCATCATTCATTTTACATAGCTCTTTAAAAAAATACTGTGCTACAACCACAGTTTCAGAGCTGTCACTTAAACTGTCATTTAAATCTTCTGAATGAAAAAAATATTCAATTCTATTTTCAAAATCATCACTTTCATTGTCTAAAGAAATATTAAATCTATAATTCCTCAAAACATCCACAATATGATTTTTTATCATGGTATACAAATACGCGCCATGATTATCTGATAAATTTTTAAATATATGTGCTTTATTCTTTATTTTTA from Thermosipho affectus harbors:
- a CDS encoding sigma-70 RNA polymerase sigma factor region 4 domain-containing protein — its product is MKKDLFRKELLNYIINNKVSEKFLNSVKGIVISIISKNKTYQSGIKACYGSIEDAINDILNDILIKIKNKAHIFKNLSDNHGAYLYTMIKNHIVDVLRNYRFNISLDNESDDFENRIEYFFHSEDLNDSLSDSSETVVVAQYFFKELCKMNDEYLCFYLYKVSRSEEICFSEKTKNAKYKIIQRTKEKLKKLVQENGITEKEFLLAIRIYMSEICEKLRNNK